In the genome of Nitrospira sp., the window CCGCCCGGAGACGCCACCTTGTCCTTGAGTCGAGCGGGATGCTCCCCGGTCTCAATCACCATCTTTGCCGCACCTAGAACGGTTTGCGCAGCCAGCATCTCCGCCGTCGCACGGGGCAATCCCATCTTCACGCCCCCATCCGCCATCGCTTCGATGGCCAGAAAGACGTAGGCCGGGCCGCTGCCGCTGAGTCCCGTGACTGCATCCATCAACCGCTCTTCAACCGTCACAACTTTCCCGACCGATTCAAATATTGCGCGCGCCGTTCCGGCGTCCGATTCAGAGACGCCAGGTCCGAGGGCCAGAGCCGTCATCCCTTCCTGCACCATGGCAGGAGTGTTCGGCATGGCTCGCACCACTCTGGTTCCTGTCCCGCCGGCTTTCGTGATCGCCTGGATCGGAATCCCGGCGGCCACTGAGATCGTGAGCGCCCGCTTCACCTCCTCGGCAATGTCGCTCATGACCCCGTCGAGAATCTGCGGCTTGACGGCCAGCACAATAATTCCCGCCCAGGCCGCCGCCTCACGATTCGAACGACCCACACGAACACCATGCAGGCGCTTCAGCGTATCACAGCGCTCCGCGACAGGATCGGTGGCCCAGATCTGATCCGGCTCGCAGCAATGGGTCGCGACGAGCCCGGCAATCAGCGCTTCGGCCATCTGGCCGCCGCCGATAAAGGCAATCTTTTCATGAATGCGCGTCTTAGACATGGCGCGCTCCAAAAATCGCCGTGCCTACGCGCACCATCGTCGCACCCTCTTCGATAGCGATCTCAAAGTCATGCGACATGCCCATGGAAAAATCCTGCATCGTCATAGACGAAATATTCTTTGCGGCGATGCGCGCCCCGAGCTCGCGAAGATCTCGAAAATAGGGCCGCGCCGCTTCCGGCTGTTCCGTCGGAGGCGGTATCGTCATCAGCCCTTGAATCCCGAGATGCGGCAAGTCGCCGAGAAGACTCAAGTCCTGCATCAGCACCGGCGGCAAAAAGCCGGCCTTGCTCGCTTCGCCGGCTATGTTCACTTCCAAAAGCACCGCCTGCTTCACGCCGGCGGCGCCGGCTCGCCGGTTGATCTCTTGGGCCAATTCCACGGAATCGACCGAATGAATCAGCTCAAAGATGCCGATCGCGTCGCGCACCTTCCGCCGCTGCAACTGGCCGATAAAATGCCAGCAGGGTGACAGGTCCCGGAGGAGCGCAACCTTTGCAAGCGCCTCCTGCATCCGATTCTCCCCCAAGAGGGTGAGCCCGGCACCAAGTCCCTCTCTGATCCGCTCCGCCGGAACCGTCTTGGTCGCCGCCACCAGCCGGACGGTGTCCGGTGATCTGCCAGCCCGTTCCGCAGCGCTCCGTATACGGTCCAGAATCTGCTGCACGCGTCGGGCAAGGGAATCATCGGCAACCCGCTCCATACATTGCTACGCCGGCAAAAGTCCTGGACTCGAAAAATCGATGCTGCTTCCGACATTCTAACGGAAGCGCTCGGGAATTGGCAGGGGTTCTCGCACGCACCTCTTACTGCGTGGCCGACAAGCCAATCGCGCTCACCATGGTCCCGATTACCTTGCCTTCGCGACGGTACGAGAAAAAGAGATCTTCATGACAAATCGTACACACGTTCACGCTCGTGACCTGTCCGCCGCCAATCCCGCAATCCTGCACTTGCCGCCTGATCAACGCCTTTAAGTCGAGGCGCGCTTTGCCCTCGCGATGATCACGCAAAACCGTTTCCCACCAAACAAATCGCTCCCGAACCTCGTTCAGCACCGGTTCGTCCACCTCATAGCAGCAGACACCGGCAGAGGGGCCGATACTGACATGCAGCTGGCCGAGCTCTGCCCCGAATCGCGTCTGCATAAGCATCAGGGTCTTGGGCACAATCCCCGCGACGGCCCCGCGCCATCCGGCATGGATCGCGGCCACCACCCGCCGACGCGCATCGTGCACCAGCACGGGGACGCAGTCAGCGGTGCGCACCGCCACCATCGTCCCGGGCTGATCCGTCACCAGGGCATCCCACCCGCCGTCAAACCGGTCGGCATCGGTCAACGGCCGATCGACGACGAGCGCGTCCGTCCCATGCACCTGCTTCACCGACAAAATCCAAGGCGCCGGAACACCGGGCGCACGTATCGGGGCACCGGTCCCCAAACGCAGATTTTCGGCATGCGCCCTTGTGCCAAAGAAGTGCCGGACACCGCTTCTCGCAGAAGCAAATGCCGGCACCGTAATCACCGATGCTCGTCCCATGCGTCTCATCCCCTCGCGGCCGAGAGCGACTCTCGTACTTAGTTCACCTGCTTCCGGAGAAACGTGGGGACATCCCATTCATCTTCCGCCACCAACGCCCGATCGATGGCCTCACGGGCATCGTTCCGTTGGCGAAGGAAGGTAGGGCGATCCAGATCTTTCATCGGCCGTTCGGTCATCCCCATTGCGGCGCTCACGCCCACACCGGCCAAGACCGGCTGCACCGGCTTCGCGGCACGGGCCGACGTCTGCTCGACGCTCGCCGTCATCGAGGCCATCTCCTCTTCACATTCAAAGCCCGTAGCGATCACCGTCACCACCAGATCATCGCCCATGTCGGGATTGATCACTTGGCCGACAATGATATTGGCATCTGAATCGGCCGTTTGCTGAATGATGGAAGCCGCCTCTTCAATTTCATGCAGCGTCATATTCGGACCACCCGTGATGTTCAGGAGGACGCCACGCGCCCCCTGCACACTGCCTTCTTCGAGCAGCGGGCTGCAGATCGCCCGTTGCGCGGCTTCGATCGCGCGATTGGTTCCCCGCGCGATCCCCATGCCCATGACGGCGCGGCCCGTATGCGACATGATCGTTCGCACATCGGCAAAGTCGACGTTCACGTGACCGGTGGTCGTGATCACATCGGCGATGCCTTGAATCGCCTGGCGCAACACATCGTCGGCGACTTTGAAGGCTTCGAGCAAAGGCGTCGACTTGTCGACAATCCCCAGCAGGCGCTGATTCGGAATCACGAGGAGCGTGTCCACATGGCGGCGAAGATCCCGAATACCTTCTTCCGCATGTTTGTGGCGACGCTGTCCTTCATATTGAAAGGGCTTGGTCACCACGCCCACGGTGAGAATGCCTTGCTCCCGTGCAATGCTGGCCACGATTGGGGCCGCGCCGGTGCCGGTCCCGCCGCCCATCCCAGCGGTAACAAACACCATATCTGCACCTTCGAGACATTCCCGGATATGATCTTTGCTCTCGAGTGCCGCATCCTTGCCGATTTCCGGGCGGGCACCGGCCCCGAGCCCGCGAGTCCGTTCAGGACCCAATTGAATCTTGTACGGTGCCAGCGACCGGTCGAGCGCTTGCAGATCGGTATTCGCGGCGATGAAATCGACCCGGGCGAGCCCCGACCCGATCATCGTATTCACCGCGTTGCAACCAGCCCCGCCGACTCCGACGACCTTGATCCTGACCGGTAACAGTGCATCTTCCTGAAATGAGAACATTGCGGCACCTCCTCACCTGTGATCGCCGAGCGGCACCATGCCGCGCGCGAAAGTTAGAACACCTCCAACACCCGTTTCGTCCATCCAAACATCTTCGCCCAGGGTCCTCCGTTCCGGAGCCCCGCCGTCTCCAATTCATCCGCGTGCTTTCTCGCATGCAACAAGAGTCCGACGCCGGTCGCATGACCGGGGTTGCTCACAATGTCTCTGAGTCCACCGACGCCCGACGGCGTCCCACGACGCGCCGGTAAATTCAACACCTTTTCCGCCGCATCCGGCATCCCTTCGAGCAACGATGTGCCGCCGGTCAAAACGACCCCGGCACCCAGGATGCCTTCGTAGCCGGCCCGTGCGATCTCGCGCCGAACCAGCTCGAACATTTCTTCCACGCGCGGTTCGAGTATCTCGGCAATATCCCGACGGGAGAAGGTCCGGGCCGGACGATCGCCTACCGACGGCACTTCGACCGTCTCGTGCCCAGTCACCAGGTCCGTCCGGGCAATGCCATACTGCATCTTGATTTTCTCGGCCTCGGTTTGAGACGTCAGCAGGCCGATCGCCAGATCCTTCGTCAAATTCTGTCCGCCGATCGGGAGCACCGCCGAATGCCGGATACTGCCGTCGAGGAAAATGGCCAGATCGGTGGTCCC includes:
- the proC gene encoding pyrroline-5-carboxylate reductase yields the protein MSKTRIHEKIAFIGGGQMAEALIAGLVATHCCEPDQIWATDPVAERCDTLKRLHGVRVGRSNREAAAWAGIIVLAVKPQILDGVMSDIAEEVKRALTISVAAGIPIQAITKAGGTGTRVVRAMPNTPAMVQEGMTALALGPGVSESDAGTARAIFESVGKVVTVEERLMDAVTGLSGSGPAYVFLAIEAMADGGVKMGLPRATAEMLAAQTVLGAAKMVIETGEHPARLKDKVASPGGTTIAGLHRLEVGGMRATLIDAIEAATKRSQELGR
- a CDS encoding YggS family pyridoxal phosphate-dependent enzyme translates to MERVADDSLARRVQQILDRIRSAAERAGRSPDTVRLVAATKTVPAERIREGLGAGLTLLGENRMQEALAKVALLRDLSPCWHFIGQLQRRKVRDAIGIFELIHSVDSVELAQEINRRAGAAGVKQAVLLEVNIAGEASKAGFLPPVLMQDLSLLGDLPHLGIQGLMTIPPPTEQPEAARPYFRDLRELGARIAAKNISSMTMQDFSMGMSHDFEIAIEEGATMVRVGTAIFGARHV
- the pgeF gene encoding peptidoglycan editing factor PgeF, which encodes MGRASVITVPAFASARSGVRHFFGTRAHAENLRLGTGAPIRAPGVPAPWILSVKQVHGTDALVVDRPLTDADRFDGGWDALVTDQPGTMVAVRTADCVPVLVHDARRRVVAAIHAGWRGAVAGIVPKTLMLMQTRFGAELGQLHVSIGPSAGVCCYEVDEPVLNEVRERFVWWETVLRDHREGKARLDLKALIRRQVQDCGIGGGQVTSVNVCTICHEDLFFSYRREGKVIGTMVSAIGLSATQ
- the ftsZ gene encoding cell division protein FtsZ encodes the protein MFSFQEDALLPVRIKVVGVGGAGCNAVNTMIGSGLARVDFIAANTDLQALDRSLAPYKIQLGPERTRGLGAGARPEIGKDAALESKDHIRECLEGADMVFVTAGMGGGTGTGAAPIVASIAREQGILTVGVVTKPFQYEGQRRHKHAEEGIRDLRRHVDTLLVIPNQRLLGIVDKSTPLLEAFKVADDVLRQAIQGIADVITTTGHVNVDFADVRTIMSHTGRAVMGMGIARGTNRAIEAAQRAICSPLLEEGSVQGARGVLLNITGGPNMTLHEIEEAASIIQQTADSDANIIVGQVINPDMGDDLVVTVIATGFECEEEMASMTASVEQTSARAAKPVQPVLAGVGVSAAMGMTERPMKDLDRPTFLRQRNDAREAIDRALVAEDEWDVPTFLRKQVN